The proteins below are encoded in one region of Tomitella fengzijianii:
- a CDS encoding alpha/beta hydrolase, producing MTAARRPDLHPEVEQFLAVLEEGFPDVTRYSGAELREVISGRRGPLERMPDMRTAEDVIIDGPGGDLPLRVYVPHGDPASARPVIVFAHGGGFVFCGLDTHDEFCRSMAAAVDAVVVSVDYRLAPEHEAPAALEDMYAAVQWAAGRAAGYGGDPARIAVAGDSAGGNLAATVSLAARDRGGPAIAAQVLLYAVIDDDFDTESYRLYGEGYYNNARAMRWYWEQYAPTAGLRDSAYVVPTRAESLAGLPRALVVTAELDPPCSSGETYAQRLSDDGVDVTAHRFDGLFHGFLTFPQFSLTAPAREELWGMIRKLVG from the coding sequence ATGACGGCGGCGCGGCGCCCCGACCTGCACCCGGAGGTCGAGCAGTTCCTCGCCGTGCTGGAGGAGGGGTTCCCGGACGTCACCCGGTACTCGGGCGCGGAGCTGCGGGAGGTGATCTCCGGACGGCGCGGTCCGCTGGAACGCATGCCGGACATGCGTACCGCCGAGGACGTGATCATCGACGGCCCGGGCGGCGATCTTCCCCTGCGGGTGTACGTGCCGCACGGGGATCCGGCGTCGGCCCGCCCGGTGATCGTGTTCGCGCACGGCGGCGGGTTCGTGTTCTGCGGCCTCGACACCCACGACGAGTTCTGCCGGTCCATGGCGGCGGCGGTGGACGCCGTCGTCGTGTCGGTCGACTACCGGCTGGCCCCCGAGCACGAGGCGCCGGCGGCGCTCGAGGACATGTACGCCGCGGTGCAGTGGGCTGCCGGGCGCGCCGCCGGGTACGGGGGAGATCCCGCGCGGATCGCTGTCGCCGGTGACAGTGCCGGCGGCAACCTCGCGGCCACGGTGTCCCTCGCGGCGCGCGACCGGGGCGGCCCGGCCATCGCGGCGCAGGTCCTGCTGTACGCGGTGATCGACGACGACTTCGACACCGAGAGCTACCGGCTCTACGGCGAGGGCTACTACAACAACGCGCGCGCCATGCGCTGGTACTGGGAGCAGTACGCGCCCACCGCCGGCCTCCGCGACAGTGCCTACGTGGTGCCCACCCGGGCGGAGAGCCTCGCGGGGCTGCCGCGGGCCCTCGTCGTCACCGCGGAGCTCGACCCGCCCTGCTCGTCCGGGGAGACCTACGCGCAGCGGCTGTCCGACGACGGCGTGGACGTCACCGCGCACCGGTTCGACGGGCTGTTCCACGGGTTCCTCACGTTCCCGCAGTTCTCGCTCACCGCGCCCGCACGCGAGGAGCTGTGGGGGATGATCCGGAAACTGGTGGGGTAG